One Candidatus Coatesbacteria bacterium DNA window includes the following coding sequences:
- the recO gene encoding DNA repair protein RecO — protein sequence MPLVKTAALVLTARPLGDTSKIVTLLSPRLGVVRAVAKGARRSKARLAAGSVALRLIDALLYRREGRELDILSEAQVQWSPDRLAADWRLYLEAGRLTEVVLATAGGGTDPAADFTLLRTALELLEGGLEPRLVRLFHLKGHLLNHGLWPRLEVCAACGEAIDGPLELDVAAGAAYHPRHRQGPTRRLTAGAAKLIAGIHRRAVLSARQGGEVVDEALGAVEAVAGYHLDLHSRNSTLRRSAESLLARVREDGPPPAR from the coding sequence CGAGCAAGATCGTCACCCTGCTCTCCCCGCGCCTGGGGGTGGTCCGCGCCGTGGCCAAGGGCGCCCGGCGCTCCAAGGCCCGGCTGGCTGCGGGCAGTGTGGCGCTGCGCCTGATCGACGCCCTGCTCTACCGGCGCGAGGGTCGGGAGCTGGATATCCTCTCCGAGGCCCAGGTCCAGTGGTCGCCGGACCGGCTGGCCGCGGACTGGCGCCTGTACCTGGAGGCGGGTCGGCTGACCGAGGTGGTTCTGGCCACGGCGGGGGGCGGCACGGATCCCGCCGCCGACTTCACCCTGCTGCGCACCGCCCTGGAGCTGTTGGAGGGTGGCCTCGAGCCCCGTCTGGTCCGGTTATTCCATCTCAAGGGTCACCTGCTCAACCATGGTCTTTGGCCGCGGTTGGAGGTCTGCGCCGCCTGCGGCGAAGCCATCGACGGCCCGCTGGAGCTGGACGTTGCCGCGGGTGCGGCCTACCATCCCCGGCATCGTCAAGGTCCGACCCGCCGGTTGACGGCGGGAGCCGCCAAGCTGATCGCCGGGATCCATCGCCGGGCCGTCCTGAGCGCCCGTCAGGGTGGCGAGGTCGTCGACGAGGCCCTGGGGGCCGTCGAGGCCGTGGCCGGCTACCACCTGGACCTGCACAGCCGCAATTCGACCCTGCGCCGCTCGGCGGAATCGCTGCTGGCCAGGGTTCGCGAGGACGGCCCACCACCTGCCCGCTGA
- the gap gene encoding type I glyceraldehyde-3-phosphate dehydrogenase → MPKQVAINGFGRIGRAVFRYNHRHGLFNVAAINDITDAATLAHLLKHDSVFGGLDAAVEVAGDRLIVDGKEIRVLAERDPAELPWAELGVEVVLESTGIFRDRAGASKHLAAGAERVLISAPAKEPDVTVVLGVNFEAYDPAEHRIISNASCTTNCLAPVVKVLHDNFGVANGYMTTIHSYTNDQKILDLPHKDLRRARAAAINIIPTTTGAAKATTVVMPELEGRLDGMAVRVPTPDGSLVDLTCVLEREAAAEEINAAMRAAAEGELQGILAYSTEHLVSTDIVGNPASSIFDAEFTKARGKLAKVLSWYDNEWGYSCRTAEVISKL, encoded by the coding sequence ATGCCCAAGCAAGTCGCCATCAACGGCTTCGGCCGCATCGGCCGCGCCGTTTTCCGCTACAATCATCGCCACGGCCTGTTCAACGTGGCGGCCATCAACGACATCACCGACGCCGCCACCCTGGCCCATCTGCTCAAGCACGACTCCGTCTTCGGCGGCTTGGACGCCGCGGTGGAGGTCGCCGGCGACCGGCTCATCGTCGACGGTAAAGAGATTCGCGTCCTGGCCGAGCGCGACCCCGCCGAGCTGCCCTGGGCCGAGCTGGGCGTCGAGGTGGTCCTCGAATCCACCGGCATCTTCCGCGACCGCGCCGGCGCTTCCAAGCACCTCGCGGCCGGCGCCGAGCGCGTGCTGATCAGCGCCCCGGCCAAGGAGCCCGACGTGACCGTCGTGCTGGGCGTCAACTTCGAGGCCTACGACCCGGCCGAGCACCGGATCATCTCCAACGCCAGCTGCACCACCAACTGTCTGGCCCCGGTGGTCAAGGTCCTGCACGACAACTTCGGCGTGGCCAACGGCTACATGACGACGATCCACTCCTACACCAACGATCAGAAGATCCTCGACCTGCCGCACAAGGACCTGCGCCGGGCCCGGGCGGCGGCGATCAACATCATCCCCACCACCACGGGGGCCGCCAAGGCCACCACCGTCGTTATGCCCGAACTCGAGGGCCGCCTCGACGGCATGGCCGTTCGCGTTCCGACGCCGGACGGCTCCCTGGTCGACCTGACCTGCGTGCTGGAGCGCGAGGCCGCCGCCGAGGAGATCAACGCGGCGATGCGCGCCGCCGCCGAGGGCGAACTGCAGGGTATCCTGGCCTACTCGACGGAGCACCTGGTCTCCACGGACATCGTCGGCAACCCGGCCAGCTCGATCTTCGACGCCGAGTTCACCAAGGCCCGGGGCAAACTGGCCAAGGTGTTGAGCTGGTACGACAACGAGTGGGGCTACTCCTGCCGCACCGCCGAGGTGATCTCCAAGCTGTGA
- a CDS encoding CDP-alcohol phosphatidyltransferase family protein — MIFWRKWLRDFVRFVLQAPARALAFLEVEPATLTLLGLTASLGAGFVAALGNLSGTAWLLLLSGFFDMTDGQVARLCGKDSPAGAFLDSLTDRLADGAVLVGIGYFFAARGELLYVAFSGAALVASLTVSYAKARAENLIDDCAVGFWERPERLVLLVLGAFIGPTALGIAMIVLTAGALWTAGRRALHTFRRLAESESDGDEPR, encoded by the coding sequence GTGATCTTCTGGCGGAAATGGCTGCGCGACTTCGTCCGCTTCGTGCTCCAGGCCCCGGCCCGGGCGCTGGCCTTCCTGGAGGTCGAGCCGGCCACCCTGACCCTGCTGGGCCTCACGGCGAGCCTGGGCGCCGGGTTCGTCGCCGCCCTGGGCAACCTGAGCGGCACCGCCTGGCTGCTGCTGCTCTCCGGCTTCTTCGACATGACCGACGGCCAGGTCGCCCGCCTCTGCGGCAAGGACTCCCCCGCCGGGGCCTTCCTGGACAGCCTGACCGACCGCCTGGCCGACGGCGCCGTCCTCGTCGGCATCGGTTACTTCTTCGCCGCGCGGGGCGAGCTGCTCTACGTCGCCTTCTCCGGCGCCGCCCTGGTCGCCTCGCTGACCGTCAGCTACGCCAAGGCCCGGGCCGAGAACCTGATCGACGACTGCGCCGTCGGCTTCTGGGAACGGCCCGAACGCCTGGTGCTCCTGGTCCTCGGGGCCTTCATCGGCCCCACGGCTCTGGGGATCGCCATGATCGTGCTGACCGCCGGCGCCCTCTGGACCGCCGGGCGACGCGCCCTGCACACTTTCCGCCGGTTGGCCGAGAGCGAAAGCGACGGCGACGAGCCGCGCTGA